The Platichthys flesus chromosome 23, fPlaFle2.1, whole genome shotgun sequence DNA segment GGCTAGACTCAAGTAGCACCTCTTTATGGAATACAATCAAACGTTAAAGtcgttttctgtcttttttcccttttttcacaTGAATAACTAATGATGTTTTACCATTACAGTAACTGTGGTCTGTTCAAATGGGAGCGTGACGGGATGCTGAAGGTAAACTTTCCCTCTGGCTCCGATTTCTTCTcatttaaagtcaaataaatatacttttatgGCTGTGAAAGAAAACACTCCTGAggttgatgtttattttttattacaggAGAAAAGAGGACCAAAAATCGCCGGAGAGCTTCTCCAGCCTCGAGGAGAGGAGCATGGAAAGTTCCTCAACAGCAGATGAAGtgacttcatcttcatccctgcGGCAACCTGGTAGTCAAGGGAACAGCGTATACTTGgataattgtttgtttgtttgtcttgtgtcTTTCTACATGACtatgaattttgtttttaaatatgttgatTATGgagatttaaatgtttgttattaTATTGACTGGAAAGAATCTTATTAAAGTAAGAATTTGCATCAGATTTCACGTGAAATGCGTGTTTCTACTCAGTTTGCAACTGATACACTTGAATGAATAAAAGCTGAGCAAACTGATGCTGTGTCTAATTATGAAAGGTTTAAATATGCATATGGTAAATGCATGTCCCTCAGGTCAAAACAGGATTTTATAATCCTACAGAATAGTAATgatttccttctttcctcttgGTTGGACTTTTTCACAACAGGGCTTTTGACTAGAAAAAGAATGTCTGAACGCATGATGGCCGAATTCCTTTTAGCTGCTTCGGTCTCAGGACCCTGTTTTTGTTCCTGCAGCCTCACAGTCACATTGTCTTATGGCTTAAACTGAACAGAGCCCTTGTTGTTCCTATAAATAAGATCTGTGCTAGTCCTGCTGTTGTCGGTCAAAATGTCTTCTAGGAAAAAGGATTTTTCAACTAgataaaaaatactaaatggATATCCACAAAACCTACAGATAAGTCCTGGGCCGAAAGGGAACAATTTTCCTTTTGGTGCATTTTTTTATCTGCCCTATTTAGTTAACTGATATAATGTGTAAAATTTGGTGTAACTTGGTTGAATTCAAACTGGCTGCCACGTCTTGGCAATGGTTTTTAtgattatcatcattattgGTGGGAAGTTAAGATACTCAGAATGTAAAAATAAGGCAGTTTGCTTATATATCCAACTTATTTTTGTATCACATTAGTAAGGAGTTATTACTCTGTTAATGGTTCTGAACTGAGATATTTGGGTCATAGGGACTGAACCAGTCTCCTGTGatgggacacacacacccactaacACGCTCCATGTGTTAGAGCGATGACTGCAGAGGCCAGGTGGCACTCGCTCAAGTCTCCGAGCCAACGGTCTTAAAATGAGAGAGATCTGAGGTGGACTCATGGTATAGATATGAAATAAGGTTTTGGGAAAAGTCATTATACAAAGTCAAGCCTCATTATTTTGAAGCTTTCATTTTTGGCTCATTAccctgttgctgttttttttccttcctcctctctctagCTCCTGAGTCTCTCGGCTTCCCAGTCTAATATTTCCACTGTGGAATGTGGAATGAATTTCCGCCTGATGACTTCTGCAGCTCCCCTCGTCTTCTCTTTTATTCCACACTAACCTCCCTCCCTTTAAATTCTCCAAATACCACACAGTGCACGCTAGAGTCAAAACAGTGGCCTGGTAATGAGGAAATTCCtctttatttgtcatttacacTTAAAGTAATGACGTCACTCTCAGGCTGACTGAAGGACACTGGATATAACCACGTATGTGTGTAAAGGGCAATAAAAACAAGCAtgcaaaacattgaaaaaaagtagaaaaataacGGTACAAAATTTAGCACTGGCTCTCAACGTGACACAGTGGCAGTACCACTGCTGTCCCAGTGAGAGGCGCCGTAGCTTCCACACCAGCAGGTGTGCTCAGTGGAACCACTGGGAGCGGGGATAAAAGCCGTCGTAGTGATACTCCCTCAGCTGCTCGTTGGTCTCCCTCGATCGCTCATTTATCTCTGTGGAAAACAAACGTTCAGTTAGAGCAGCTATAATCAATATTCTTATAGTAACTCTTTACCCCCGAGAGCGTAACTGTTCTGTAACTACACGTATCGGGAAAAGTTTTCTTGTATGtcatattaatgttttattgcagattTGATTAAATGCCAACATCACTTGTTAATGTTCAATTTGAAAAGGCTatagtttctttttgtttttgggaCCGCAATGGGGAAGCCATCTTTGAATAGAATTCTTTTAATTCCGTagagcaagtttttttttctctattcaTGCTGGAGTAGTACATAcactaaccctaaacctaacctgaGGGGCTTTTGATGTAGCATGGGGACCAATgtatgaaacagaaaacaggaatTTGACAGAGTCTTGATGGAGGGCGATCAGTTGTCTTCCTTTAACCGGAGCagatctttatttgttttcctaAAATAACTCGTTAGCCCAAACACGGCGTCTCCGACATAAAACCGGATAAAAGcagtcacatgtttgtgtttagcaGTTCTTAATTTAGAATCTTTATCATGCTGACAGACAACCACAGGGAAGATTGTCGGTCTGGGGTCGACCACAAATTAACACTTCAAATCGGTGTGGAGGTCGCCGGCCCTTTGCTGCAGCCCACAGGCTCCTGGGTGCCGAGGGGTTCATCCAAGATCCAAACAAAAACTCTGGCTTCCCTTAGTCGATTCTGTCATTGAGCCTTTGTTGTGATAACTGATATCAAAGGTTGTCAGTCTCTGTGCTCCATCTTTCTCATGACATGTACTGACTGTTAAACATTGGTATTTCCAGCCCTCTGTAGAAGGGGGGGGAAATGAGGGACAGATGGATGGTGGCTTCATCTTTATTTCACACCTGTAGAAAGTTGTTTTCACTCGTTCTACCTCCACTCTCCAAAAGCAGCCGAATCCAGGTCTTACCATCGCGCTCCTCCTCGACGTAGTTCTCGTACtcgttcctctgctcctcgttGTACTCCCTCCTCTGCTCGTCCTTTTGCATGCGTACCCTCTGCTCAGCTGCGGAGAGAAGAAGACGACAGTGTCAGCATCTGTGTACACCCACTCATGATACTGATCGATGAAACGGGTGCAGCCATTTTCTGCTCCCTCCTTAAACAACCTTGACGCCTCATTTGCTGGCCTGGTTCACATTTGGCGCAACACATTGCTAAGATGGATGTAGAGCCAAAGTCTTATTAACCATTCGATCACTGGAAAACCTAAATCTAAAACGCCTCCTCCATCTCCGTGCAAAGCGTCACCACCCATACAGGTACAGAGCAGCCACTGTATATATTAGATATTACTACTCTGTCAGTCTTTTCCCCTCAATTTAACAATCAGCTTATAAATGTAGGAAATGCAACGCAACGTTCCATGTAAACACAGATCTGAGTCTACGCTGCAACTAGTTTCTCACATTGATTAGTGGCTTGTCGCACTGCAGGACATGGCTCACGTCTGACCTCACACCAACTTGTAGAATATTGTCGCATCTCATAAAGAACCACACAACACTAAACATTCATATTATATTGAAGTATTAGTTCACTCTGTGCCCGCTTTAAAGTAATTTGATCGTTCCACCGCTTTCCTCAAGACTGAAACTACTGCATTGCCaaatggtgggggggggggggggggggggcagtacaGGGAGTGTGTTGTATCTGTTGCATTGTAGCTGTGTAGCCTCCTCTAGCTatcttttccaggattaccaaccctagctttaaatAATGGTGTGCAATCTAGTACTTTTTCTTGCTCAATATTGTCTCTTGTAAATGCTCCTAAAATTCtagcctcagctactgcacgtTACAATCATAACAATTCAAGgtccctttcacacacacacgcgcacacacacatacacacacacacacacacacacacacaccgttctCATGGACTGGGCTGGTAAGGTACACAATCAACCTTTCTCCAGGAATGTGGGTCTGTGTTTTCAAAGCCAAGACCCTGTTTGGTGCTCCGATTGGCGGGCAAGACGAAGTGACCCGCACCCCGTCACCGGAGGCCTCTTCAGGAGCACATGTGCTTCTCTGATGGGTTTTccagcagaaagagaggagtTCACAAAGAGATGCTTTAATGAAAAGATGGAAAGACATGCTGTCTGCTGAATATTGGCAAGTGTGGCCCTTTCCGTGCTTTCATCTCCATTAACCGACTGCCCGAATCTGCTTTTAGTTTGTGGAAGATTGATTTAGCGGCACACCGTGTCGATATGAACCTAGTGTGTTGCACAATTCTCCTGCAACACCTCTCGTGTGTATGTGCGTCGGTGTGTGTATCGTGCTGATGCTGGCAGTGGAAGAATGAGCTTATTgtacagagaagcagagagggacagCCTGCACCATAGTACCCTGTGACTCCTTCTGCAGCCTCCAGCTCGGGGGTGCATGCGTGTGTGAGCAGCTACTGAAGCACCTGCCTAAGATTTCCCTCCTCTGTCTGGGTTTCTCTCTTGAACTTTCCCAGCTCGCAGTCAAAACCTCAGACTCATATAATCTTCACACTTTAAACCACAAACCGACAAAGCAAACTCCCCCAAAGACCCACATACACACGTTCTGGTAAAGGCTGCCCAGTGTGGCTTTAAGTTCTTAAATCAAAGTAATTGCTTGAGTTAATCTGGTGCAGAGTCAGATGAATCCCAAATATTTTCCAGCATTTTATGAAAATTACATCCACCTTCTggcaggcagcagcagcctttATCTCAGCCTCACCTTGGAACTCATAGTATTGGACCGAACGGCGACCACGACGTTTGAAGAAGTTGGAGGCCTCCGACTCGGGCATGAACACCTGCCGTGCTGCGCCTGAGGGTCAGATCACATGTTTAAGGTCACACGTGGAAGACAAAGTCATGTGAAATAGTGAAAAGTTTAGAACTGGTGCCACCTTTGTGATCGGCTGGTTTAGAGTCGTCCCGTACTGCGGCGTTTTCCACCACACTGGAAACTAAGGGCACAAGGAGAAACATATAccgttttttattttgtcttttaaccTAGTAATAAGCCAAGATTTGTGTCAACTCATTCAATAGTTTTTGTGTTAACTTTCTTACACATTAAAAACTGAATGGACAGAAGTAGAAACTGAAACTACTTGGCAGAGGTATTTTATTCATAGTTGCAAACCATCTTCCAAATTTCACTTTACAAACTAAAAATCTTCAAACGGAATTGAATCAAATCAGCAACATTTAGCAGTGCAGCTCTGCTCACAGATAAAGTTGAAATCAACAAATAACTCATATATTAAAAGGTTACGTTAAAGTAAAAAGTTCTCCCGGcttaataaatattatttttcatacAAAGAGTTACAGCACATATCCATATATGGTGCTTTATACGCTCAAACCACTTCCGCTTATCTCCCCTTAAGATGTAAAATCTCCAAATACCCTCCTTCCCCCACCCTTCCCAGTCCCCATCCCGCCCACACACAATACTCacaggtgaggatgaggagggtggtGAGCGCAGAGAGGACAATCACTCGAGTCCAGGACATGTTGACAGAGCCAGGTGAGAACCGTACTGGACTTAAACCGTGCACCTAACTAaactgggagaggagaggaagatgagggaggaaagggaagagagggagtgggaggaGATGGAAAAGGGAGAAAGGctcagagaggggaggagggctgcTGGAATTTCCGTCTCCCAAgggacaggaagaagaagaaatcaaggAGGTAAAGGAGGAATAATTGATGAGGTGATAAATAGAAACCAGTTGTTGATGTTCATTCTATTAGAACTTAGGTCAATAGGTAATTTTATAAGATTCACTCACAAAGGTTTTAAGCTGAATCCTAAATCttcttaaaagaaaacataatatTGGACAGGTTAAACATTACAGGAATAAATAATGTGCAGCTGTTGCCAAACTTATCCCAAACTGTGTACCAAGTTGAGAGATGCTTGGTACACACAGTAGGTTTCAGTGGATTGTTCCttgagttgtgtttcagttcaccCTTCACGATATAGGGCTTCACAATCTGCACGAGATGCCGCGTCCTCCGACAGAACCATCAACCAGATTGAGGAGAAACTACCTGAGACACTTGAAACTGGGGAACAGTTTCCTGCAAAGGAAACTGGGCAGAGACGACGGGCCACTGTGTTCAGATCTGGAGTCTGGGGCATATTTAGCAGCAAATGAGCCTGAGTGAGTGCGAAACTATTTGCTGTGTGtgcattaatttatttatgcaAATATGCATGTGCAAAATGTTCCTCATATTTTGCTAGCTGGTGTTTAATTATTAAATGGGCTcttctgtgcatttgtgtgtcaaCATGGGGTTAGGCCAAACTTACAGAACttatcagaaaaataaacacttcagtgtgataagaactatctaaaatgaaaaaaaacatctggagaAAGCATGTACAACAGCATGTACTTTGAATTTTACTTTGGTATGTTTATGTACCTTATCCACTTGATTTAACACAATATACCACAATAATATACTGACAGTGGGAAGAGAAGTAAGTTAATTATTTGGAATTACCTGCATTAATGTATGAATTTGTCCTAAAATGTGTTCACATCGTAATCTATTTGAACCATTTACACAATATTCATTATTCCTGTCTATAATGAATAGGTCATACAAACATTCTCAATGCAGGATGGAAACAGCACTCACAACCCTCAGCTAATAGCATCAGCATAAACTAACTGTAGTAAGGAGTCCATTCACTTACATTAGAAAATCAAAGCCAAGTGTCATTATTATAGCagcaatgttttattattaatccTATTAAAACTTTATAATTATCATACAAACAATGTTAAAACCCACTCACTCATTATCAACCAACAGAAAGCAGATGATGTACACAGTGATAAGTTTATAAGGCAGTTTAAAAGGTCAAGGCTTGGGTCGAGATCCTAAACTCTGTTACGAATTAGAACCAAATCCCAAATTAAATTTCGGATCTGCTTATCAGTTCCTAGAGATATATCACGACCCATGTTAGTGCTTTTATCAGCCAATCAGCAATTCTAATTTTTCCCATCAACGCAACATACCACAAGTCTTTCTCAGGCTTAAATCTGTGCACTTAACATCCCTTTCTTTGAAGGTTTTGGTGAATTACTGCtttttccactgttccacacaggtctgtttttttttaaagtgccaATTCAGCTTTATTTTGTGCTGCAAAACAAGCAGCAGGAGGTTTGAAAGAAAGTCAGAGTAGTGATTTTCCTCAGAACTCTGATGACTtaaattttatatatttcatttaaatctgaTTCCCTGTCTTTATGCTTTCTCTTAGGACCACATTACCTTTTCCAGAACAAATCTCCCAACTCTTCTGAGCATGATTAAATTGTACAGTTAAGTAGTCTTAATTTCTTCCTCTGTAAAAGGAATTTAGGGATTTTACTTTAAGAAGCTCAGCACTATATtagccttctctcctctcagctcagTGATTGGTCACTCTGCCGTCCTTCTGCCGTCTTCTGATCAATGGCGTCCTCACAGTGAGACCCTCTCTCCCTGCACCAGACGACCTCTGAAAGCCCAGGTATCCTGTAGAGGAAGAGTGCAAGATTCAATTCacctttttattcaaatgtgccTTTTTACAATCGTTTAGCAATCATTTTCAGACCAGAGCTTAGACGCTTAATATTTACACTCAAGTAGAAAGTCATTTttatcaaactgtttttttgtgaaaataggGAAGACTCTGAAGCTCATTTTTTACCCATCACATCACGTTCGCTCACTGAATGCTCAGTCATCCTTGTGTTGCTctaatttctgtatttgtgttgagGCTTTTGTCTTTATGTTGTCGCTTCTTCATTTGTGTTGTCGCCTGTTAAGAGGCAACGGGCTTGACTGGAGACAGTAACTCTGCTCGCTTCATTGTCAACACTGCGTCGCTCACTTTCGCTGTCTATACATTGTAGTTCTGTGGTGGCTTTTATAGTTGTGTTGTCATCATATATAAAACACCTCAAAATCCAGGAGTCTGTTACACGTACCATTGTTTCAAAGAATATGAATAATTGTAAGTTTAGTAATATGAATGTAAATCTCTGACCTTGAATGAGATTTCGTCCATAGCGTACTTCCTGGACGCaagctccttcacctcctcctctatgtTTTCCTGTGTGGTTCCTTTCACGTCGATGTAATAACACTCAGCGCTGGCGTAGTGGCAGGAGAtggcctggaaacacacacacatgatcacacaGGATCACACACAAGTGCCTTTCAAttcataatattttttaaatcacatctAGCAATGtaatttgtggttttaaaaagtAGCGTATAAACCCTGTGACTTTACAGGGTGTTGGGTCTGGAACCAACGCTGGGACACCAGGTGCATTGAGGGTAATGGCGTACCTTGCGGAAGCCCTGAGTCTGATTCATGCCGGAGCCATGGATGAGCAGCGGATGGAAGAAGACGGTGTCGCCCTTCTCCATCTCCAGGTGCACCCTCTGGTGCTGCGAGTCATAGCCTCGCACACCGTGATACATCTTGTTCACCCCaccctgaggacagacacagtgCTGAGGTgctgtacctgtgtgtgtgtgctggtgtggtCACGCTTCTtgcagtgttttttgtgtgtgtttgtgtacctccCACTCGGGGTAGTCATGCTCCTTCAGCGTGCCCTTGTGAGTTCCTGGCAGGACGACCAAGCAGCCGTTCTGCCTGTTCACTTTCTCCATGGCCGTCCAGGAGCAGACAATCTGGTCGGCCGGTCGGAACGGGAAGTAGTGCAGATCCTGATGCATCGGGTGACGGGACGTCTTCTTACCTgaaacacaggacacacactaGATGACTAATTTGACCCAACATGTCAAGTAGCAATATTTTCTGCACAAGGACTTGAGCAATGGGGACTGGTCAGGGATGTTCAGCCCACAAGGCTGTTTTGACCCGGCCAGAATAATTTATAAATTATACTTTTGTCGTGGACGTAAAATGCAAGCCAGTGTGCCCATatgtgttaataataaaaagtacTTTAGTATGGCCCTCGAAGTATGTGATCCCTTCCCCACCCTCTGCCTTAAAGGacaagtggtatagataatggatggatgatgattGTTTGTTCTATGACCTGTCAAAAAAGTTATGACCTATATTTACAACTTCATTTGTTTAGTCCGACCCGAACAGTCCACTCAGCGTCTCAGACCACTCGGCTGTCCTGGCAGTGAAAATATACATATGTTTCAAAACTCAGGTCCCACAGAGATTTCAACTTGGATCGCTGAAAATCTAAATCTTGCCCATACTGCCAGCTGGTGTTGTGGAGGGGGAATTACTCAGCAATATCAAAGTTGGAAAAATGCTGGAATAGATGAGGACTGGTGTGGTGAATGTGGATGTCTGCTGTCACACATGATGGGATCAGAGCTTGACTTCAGCAACATGGACTCATTTCTTCTAAATGTCAGTGGTGTCAAGAGTGCAGTCTGCTGCTGGTGTAATGCTGTGGAGAATGTTTTGTTGGCACAGTTAATAAAGGTTTGAATGCCACAGCCCTATTTAAGTACTGTGCAGACCATGTTCATCCATTTATAGCCGCAATTCACCATTTTCCGATCGCTACGTCTAACGATATGTTGTGTCACAAAGATAAAGACTCCAACTGTTTTTGTGTGGGTTTTGATATTTATTAGACTTTGTAAACATGACAGATTCGATTACGTGGTTGAATCGTTACTTCCCAAAAGCCACCTCTAGATACCGGACCATTGCTTAAAtaaggtcccaccgagatttgaactcggatcgctggattcagagtccagagtgctaaccattacaccatggaacctgTTGATGCTACCCCCTAGTGTTATGGGAAAGACTCCACAACCCACAAATATTGAGTTAATGATTATATGCAGCAAATCAGCTGGTGCGGCAAATTTTGACAATTGTTGAATTTGATGCTGATCAATTTGATGACTAATCAACCAATCGGTTCACCTCAGATAAAGTGATCTCCTAACTCCTTACCTGCATCAGGAGGTTTGTTGATCAGCATGGTGTGCATGGCCATGATGTTTGGTCCAGTGAAACACTCCACATGCTTCAGGATCTAACACAAAAAAGCCAACGTTTTGATAGtcagtgtttttgttaaaaTTATATCAAATTTTAAGTTGCTTTTCATCAAAAATAAGTTTTTGCCTGTGGAAAAGAAACACGGCcacagttaataaaaaaaaaaaaagtttacaaATAGCGGCTTTGTGCACCACATCTAATTTGACAATAATGGAAAGGTACCAAACTTTAAGTATTGAACATCTAAGCTCCCACATGAAAACCAACTGTACGTGTATGTACCGTACCTGTGGTAAGTTGCAGTACCGGAACAGCTCTGGATCCTCCTGGAAGTCCTGGAGTTTAGAGACGGCCCTCTGATCCTGGACAAACTCTGACTTGACGATTGCCACGTCCTTCATCACCACCAAGCCGGGAACTTTCACTCTCTGTCGACAGATGCGTTCAAACTCCTTCCTGCAGAATGTACGAAGAACTTTTTAACAGCCGACAGCACATCTGAGGGACTGTTTTCTTCATAGGAGACTCTGTTACAGTTACTACTCCTAATATTATGAGTTGATACACTTGTTACAAAGCTCTGTTTCCTTCGCAGGTGCCAGAGTTTGTGACGGTCACCTGAACTTGTCGATGTCCTCCTCCGACACCAGGTTCTTGATGAGGATGAAGCCATTCTCCTCATAGAAGAGTCGCTGCTCTGGGCTAAGCAGGTCCGTCTCTAAGGTGTATCTGCCAAAGTAAAAGTGACAGTAAGCACAACTGAAGCTCCCTGCGTGTCGGCCCGTTTGGATTTGAAAGCTGTTGTGGACTTTTTGTCAGAGGGGATTGAGTGACAGACAGTGTTGCATTGAAAGTCTTATTAGATTTACAATGAAAAAGCATCTCGGTGCCTCTGTTCATTTTCTGTATCATACAGAAACCCTGCGTTCATATAGAGTCAAATCTGTCATGTTTACAAAGTCTAATAAATTTAACTTCCCACACAAAACCAGTATAGAAgacagagtctgtggttggctctaagcttgtcaccctggaggaggtggtggaggacaggatgctggcaaaactgctggcaatcatggacaatccctctcacaCCCTCCACAAATGATCATTAACTCAATATTAACTCAATAATTGCAGGTAAGGAGTTAGGAGATCACTTTATCTGAGGTGAACCGATTGGTTGATTAGTCATCAAATTGATCAGTATCAAATTCAACAATAGTCAAAATTTGCCGCACCAGCAAATGCATATGATCATTAACTCAATATTAGTGGGTTGTGGAGATTTTATATAACACTAGGGGGCAGCATCAAcaggttccatggtgtaatggttagcactctggactctgaatccagcgatccgagttcaaatctcggtgggaccttaTTTAAGCAATAGTCCGGTATCTAGAGGTGGCTTTTGGGAAGTAACAATTCAACCACTAATCAAATCTGTCATGTTTACAAAGTCTAATAAATTGAACCCACACAAAACCAGTATAGaaggcaaaactgctggcaatcatggacaatccctctcaccccctctcaccccctccacaaaacactggacaagctaaggagcagcttcagccacaagCTCATTCAacccccgctgctctaaggaacgatacaggaaatcgttcctcccaaccgcaataagactgtacaactcatccacctctgtcagagccaccatcacagaactgcactaaacatacctgtctccttgcactgtgtaccctgtacaacactccgctccataCTCTGGAACACTTACtccacatcatatgtgatatgcgttaatataaaccatatttatactatatatcattttatacaataatactgtcttttgcacactctgtctacatattcttacactcatagtatattatattatctattgtatcgtcaaatacttatatttatacccgtactatatatcatacattatatcatactctgtgtatattctttgtatatataagtctatatacacatatttatacatgtgtacgtgttattattattattattatatttactattattattatatatactgttgctgctattattactatatactgctattatattggtataattactatcatatataaatatatattatgttatattatatactatatatatactgtactattttttatatactgtctaacaataacattaccatcatatcatcagtactattaccatcatctgccactgcaccttatctacctatttatcttgtgtttctgttttttattctttctacctcaatatttttaattttattctattgtattgtattttattgtattcaaatgtaccggctgctatgacgacttaatttccctttggggatgaataaagtaatctacctatctatctatacaaCTCTGCGTTTACACCACCTGAAAACAACTTGACAGTACTAGTTGTCACTTGTACCAGAAGGGCACAGCTGTCTGCTGATGTAAAACTGTGTCAGAGGTGAACGATAACAAGGCTTGTCTGGTACAGGAACCTTTGCCCTGAGGCAACTGCTGAAGCTGCCAAATAATGCGACGGAATGAAGGAGTCTCTTCAAACTAAAGATGGATCTCACCTCAGTCTGTGTGGCTGGCTGCTGTGCGTGAGGGTTTGAGCTGAGGTCGGTGCTGCTCGCTGGAGAATAAACAGTTAAGGGGGAAACAAGGCCAGTGTTTACAGAGAGAGATTTTCACATCTGTCCCCAGATGTCAT contains these protein-coding regions:
- the ucmaa gene encoding upper zone of growth plate and cartilage matrix associated a, encoding MSWTRVIVLSALTTLLILTFSSVVENAAVRDDSKPADHKGAARQVFMPESEASNFFKRRGRRSVQYYEFQAEQRVRMQKDEQRREYNEEQRNEYENYVEEERDEINERSRETNEQLREYHYDGFYPRSQWFH
- the phyh gene encoding phytanoyl-CoA dioxygenase, peroxisomal codes for the protein MSRAADRLKLLIHHLDRPQAAIRAAPTSAQTLTHSSQPHRLRYTLETDLLSPEQRLFYEENGFILIKNLVSEEDIDKFRKEFERICRQRVKVPGLVVMKDVAIVKSEFVQDQRAVSKLQDFQEDPELFRYCNLPQILKHVECFTGPNIMAMHTMLINKPPDAGKKTSRHPMHQDLHYFPFRPADQIVCSWTAMEKVNRQNGCLVVLPGTHKGTLKEHDYPEWEGGVNKMYHGVRGYDSQHQRVHLEMEKGDTVFFHPLLIHGSGMNQTQGFRKAISCHYASAECYYIDVKGTTQENIEEEVKELASRKYAMDEISFKDTWAFRGRLVQGERVSL